Proteins encoded in a region of the Triticum dicoccoides isolate Atlit2015 ecotype Zavitan chromosome 3A, WEW_v2.0, whole genome shotgun sequence genome:
- the LOC119269960 gene encoding scarecrow-like protein 1, whose protein sequence is MSFVGRVDPSTTYADNIYVHKFGAPNSNFAARRFGSDTQLFRYGPEPFNSEDYGHMGFPEAPSAAFQSSFYNQQASLTPCSDAAKDSPVCSNISQQNSQSISDNQSSGLEVEFDDEIRLKLQELEHALLDDGDDILFEVSQAGCISDEWADPMKDVLLANSPKESESSISCAGSNSGEARTPKQLLFDCATALAEYNVDEAQAIITDLRQMVSIQGDPSHRIAAYLVEGLAARIVASGTGIYKALTCKDPPTLYQLSAMQILFEICPCYRFGFMAANYAILEACKGEERMHIIDFDINQGSQYITLMQFMKDDANKPRHLRITGVDDHETVQRTVGGLKVIGQRLEKLAEDCGISFEFRAVGADIGDVTPAMLDCRPGEALVVNFAFQLHHLPDESVSIMNERDQLLRMVKGLQPKLVTLVEQDANTNTAPFQTRFREVYDYYSALFDSLDATLPRESPDRMNVERQCLAREIVNILACEGPDRVERYEVAGKWRARMTMAGFAPCPFSSNVIGGIRSLLSSYCDRYKFEEDHGGLHFGWGEKTLIVASAWQ, encoded by the exons ATGTCTTTTGTCGGGCGAGTAGACCCGTCAACGACATACGCGGATAATATTTATGTACATAAATTTGGCGCACCCAACTCAAACTTTGCTGCAAGAAGATTTGGCTCTGACACGCAGTTGTTCCGTTATGGCCCTGAACCATTCAATTCCGAGGACTATGGACATATGGGTTTCCCTGAAGCACCATCTGCTGCATTCCAGAGCTCCTTTTACAACCAGCAAGCTTCACTAACACCCTGCTCTGATGCAGCAAAAGACTCACCGGTGTGCTCCAATATCTCTCAACAGAACTCCCAGTCTATATCAGATAATCAGAGTTCTGGACTTGAAGTAGAGTTCGATGATGAGATCAGGCTGAAGCTTCAAGAGCTGGAGCATGCTTTACTTGATGATGGAGATGACATCTTGTTCGAAGTTTCCCAGGCGGGTTGCATCAGTGATGAATGGGCCGATCCCATGAAGGATGTCTTGCTTGCAAATTCTCCGAAAGAATCAGAATCAAGCATTAGTTGTGCAGGCAGCAACAGCGGAGAAGCACGGACCCCAAAGCAGTTGCTCTTTGACTGTGCTACGGCATTAGCTGAATATAATGTAGATGAAGCACAGGCAATCATAACGGACCTCCGGCAGATGGTCTCAATCCAAGGGGACCCTTCTCACAGGATTGCAGCTTATCTAGTGGAGGGCCTTGCTGCAAGGATAGTAGCTTCAGGGACAGGCATCTACAAGGCATTGACATGCAAGGACCCTCCAACTCTGTATCAGCTGTCAGCAATGCAAATCCTCTTTGAGATCTGTCCATGCTATCGATTTGGTTTCATGGCTGCTAATTATGCCATACTTGAAGCCTGCAAAGGCGAAGAAAGGATGCATATTATAGACTTTGACATCAACCAAGGCAGCCAGTATATTACACTGATGCAGTTTATGAAAGATGATGCCAACAAACCACGCCATTTGAGAATAACTGGTGTGGATGATCACGAGACAGTACAGAGGACTGTTGGAGGTCTGAAGGTCATTGGGCAACGCCTGGAGAAGCTTGCGGAGGACTGCGGAATATCTTTTGAGTTCAGGGCAGTGGGTGCTGACATCGGGGATGTCACACCTGCAATGCTAGATTGCCGTCCCGGGGAAGCACTAGTTGTGAATTTTGcattccagctgcaccaccttcctGATGAAAGTGTTTCGATCATGAACGAACGGGATCAGCTCCTTCGTATGGTGAAGGGCCTTCAACCAAAGCTTGTGACCCTGGTTGAGCAGGATGCTAATACTAATACTGCTCCATTTCAGACAAG GTTCCGTGAGGTCTATGACTACTACTCCGCTCTTTTCGATTCACTGGACGCAACACTTCCAAGGGAAAGTCCAGATAGAATGAATGTGGAAAGGCAATGCCTTGCACGGGAAATTGTGAACATCTTGGCTTGCGAAGGCCCTGATCGCGTGGAGAG GTACGAAGTTGCCGGAAAATGGAGGGCGAGAATGACGATGGCTGGATTCGCACCGTGCCCATTTAGCAGCAACGTCATCGGAGGAATAAGATCGCTGCTGAGCTCGTACTGCGACAGGTACAAGTTCGAGGAGGACCATGGGGGACTTCACTTCGGCTGGGGAGAGAAAACGCTCATCGTCGCCTCCGCATGGCAATAG